The following are from one region of the Paenalkalicoccus suaedae genome:
- a CDS encoding YesL family protein, whose protein sequence is MKGLTDGAFSIFERLMNLAIWNIIWVGHTLMGFIIFGWAPATAALFSVLRDEKLKQRNDRKLKTFFYYYKQHFFKANVIGFLLIGGGLSIMFTFYTLIDMTFWIRLLLGTVLFVVFILYLIVAFFIFPVFTHFHTDLNLHIRYALMIGLAYLPQTFLIAMTLALTGIAYQLFPGIMLFYLASAPAGMVLAISLHVFQSIEEKAPPVSLKYHEA, encoded by the coding sequence ATGAAAGGGCTTACAGACGGTGCTTTTTCTATCTTTGAACGTCTTATGAATCTGGCTATATGGAATATAATCTGGGTTGGTCATACGCTAATGGGATTCATTATCTTTGGCTGGGCGCCAGCTACAGCGGCATTATTTTCCGTCCTTCGTGACGAAAAATTGAAGCAGCGAAATGATAGGAAATTAAAGACCTTCTTTTATTACTATAAGCAACACTTTTTTAAAGCAAATGTGATTGGTTTCCTTTTAATAGGGGGAGGACTCTCTATTATGTTTACCTTTTACACGTTAATCGATATGACATTTTGGATTAGGCTCCTCCTAGGTACAGTGCTGTTTGTTGTCTTTATTCTTTACTTGATCGTTGCTTTTTTTATTTTTCCAGTATTTACTCACTTCCATACAGATCTTAACCTCCACATTCGCTATGCATTAATGATCGGACTTGCATACTTACCGCAGACGTTTTTAATTGCCATGACCTTAGCCCTGACTGGAATCGCCTATCAGCTATTTCCTGGCATTATGCTATTTTACTTAGCCAGTGCACCTGCCGGTATGGTGTTAGCTATCTCACTGCATGTTTTCCAATCTATCGAAGAAAAGGCTCCTCCCGTATCGCTCAAGTATCACGAAGCATAA